From the Alloalcanivorax dieselolei B5 genome, one window contains:
- a CDS encoding VOC family protein, with the protein MHYRHGIPLWKDNRSEGDSLYFLDPDGHKLEFHCSDLASRLSTLREKPYPGMRWLQEGPEGN; encoded by the coding sequence ATGCATTATCGCCACGGCATCCCTCTCTGGAAAGACAACCGCAGCGAAGGCGACTCCCTTTATTTCCTCGATCCCGACGGCCATAAGCTGGAGTTTCATTGCAGTGATCTGGCCTCCCGTTTGAGCACGTTGAGAGAAAAGCCCTATCCGGGTATGCGCTGGCTCCAGGAAGGTCCTGAAGGCAACTGA